One genomic region from Amphiprion ocellaris isolate individual 3 ecotype Okinawa chromosome 20, ASM2253959v1, whole genome shotgun sequence encodes:
- the si:ch211-266g18.10 gene encoding titin isoform X22 encodes MAEGAKPASATAAGGSNGAAAPQPGFLRSGALSLLNKLKVSVELLIALAALLSWVVVGVVMFDFVEYKAVPDIQQIITDPVKAVNDAVDEATSLLNKFQECAPDLSDPMSAATYAAEEISAAKDGVVRYFSDEEGTFYLSYIDPVVIGRRAFHSTNDFMCGVVGGCRDTLCTVVDSILDTIQEINKGKIDLSYIDPVVIGRGVFNVTNEFVCGVVGYIQGVLCSILDTILDVVKGVTDISFIDPVVIGRNTFGATNDFVNGIVGYIQSVLCTIIDSILEIVKGTTDISFIDPVVIGRNVFSVTNDFVSGIAGYIQDVLCVILDVILDTLKDIQQAVGFSPMSVLKTTADITKEQISMLVSYFSATLIGEEGIMPEVSLDPMKVVEDAVLEFTDKKDLFVAYMSSMLVGDQGEPAAPPVVNVVTEKDEAVAAPSDINLVRRKGEFLPPFEKVAEILHTAKDEAAPAAELSEDSKTEEEEEEKEEEEEEEEAEVPPEAASEADVQDAEEDEVKHVDLEEKESETPLEEEILDHDSKEEEKEEADKEEEEEIITEEAAEQLEKEEGEEQEEDKKEEEGEEDQGKTEEAVDEEDEEAQAADGVVEDKEEEEEIKTEDVLVEEEEEEVEEEIKTEDYLVEEEEEEVEEEIKTDDVLVEEEEEEEEEEIKTEDDLVEEEEEKEEEEIKTEDDLVEEEEEEEEEEIETEDALVEEEEEEEEETKTIDALVEEEEEEETKTEDALLEDEDEEEEEEAKPEEVLLEDEEKEKEEEETKTEEDLAEDEDEEKEEETKTEDVLLEDEDEEEEEEEDEEDDKTKTDKDLAEDVEKEEPKLEDLAEEEEEEEEEEEEEEEEQEEEEEVKSEEEDERVQQTIKITDDDARDQFEKTDEEDQDLEMDNEDEEEEEGEKLDYVEIKEDDKDAEEEPLVQQLDLKILASEKLHIDQIPESEEETLLPEHDEDEFADIVDDHDENNNNSESRKTEPKRKRKVHVPFEKLRRVGSRAPHKEEHLSKHEKVLKEAKERHAIKEVKDAIVKEEEPVKKALKEEEDAKKLPKEKKQVKKLLKEEKEIKKPSKEKKEVKKPAKEEEEVKKPLKEEKVKKQLKEEKEVKKPPKEHKEVRKHKRLSKKEEEVKERPKEEKEIKKPLRDKKEVKKPPREEKETKKPPKEEKEIKKPPKKEKEEKRPPKAAEVTKEEKKPPKEEKEEKKPIKEAKDKHKPENKEERALKKERDVKKPLKEEKEVKKSPKEEERPSKKEKEVRKLLKEEKEAKKPAKEDKEEEKPLKTEREEKIPSKKQKEVKKPPKEEKEVKKPPKEEKEVKKPQKEEKEPKKPTKDEKEPEKPTKDEKEPKKPTKEEKEIKKPQKEDKEVKKPLKKEKEEKETPKEKREVKKPSKEDKKEKKPIKEETEDEKPHKEAKIPTKDEKEVKKPHKEEKEVKKPPKEEKEGKKPLKDKEIEKLLKQVKEEKESPKDKKGVKQPSEDKKVKKPIKDEKEEKKPLEEKREMKKPSKEDKEEKKPLKEKKEVKKPSEEEKKPLKEKKEVKKPSEEEKKPLKEKKEVKKPSEEEKKPLKEKKEVKKPSEEEKKPLKEKKEVKKPSEEEKKPLKEKKEVKKPSEEEKKPLKEREVKTPPKEDKKEKEEKKPIKEAKKEAESKKEKISKDGKEPIKPSKQEKEIKTTTKEDKEPTKKRVTKTEAKPKKSAKRIKVVKKEVASVLKKEHLNVTKAAEEPKKSAKVLKFAKKQIAPALKKEHKNVTKAAEVPEVPKVTAKPEVTKKDIDAVKEKEKAAPKKKEAEVSELKPKPGQKDAAVTKEKAKRAPPKKEVPKKKAKAAPAKKEAAAPKEKVKPVILTKEQEGAPKNATLAKERVKIVPMKKVVKAPKKEVKAVSAKTKSAKIKTKPTPVVKEAEAPHKNVSLTKEKVKVVPLKKVPVTPKEKVKAAPTKKEAEVLKEKKAEPVTPKKAAKPTPAKKKKVPETPKEKVKPALTKKEAELLKEKKPEPVTPKKEAEVLKEKKAEPVTPKKEAEVLKEKVAEPVTPKKAPVSKAKPTPAKKKKEPAKIKTKPAPVVKEAEAPHKNVSLTKEKVKVVPLKKVPVTPKEKVKPPPTKKEAEVLKERKAEPVTPKKEAEVLKEKKAEPVTPKKAPVSKAKPAPAKKKKEAKVLKEKKPEPVTPKKASVAKTKPAPVVKEAEAPHKNVSLSKERVKVVPLKKVPVTPKEKVKPAPTKKEAEVLKEKKAEPVTPKKAPVSKAKPAPAKKKKVPVTPKEKVEPAPTKKDAEVLKEKKAEPVIPKKAPVSKAKPAPAKKKKEVEAPKEKVKPVILTKEQEGAPKNATLAKERVKIVPMKKEVKVPKEKVKVSAKTKPAKIKTKPTPVVKEAEAPHKNISLTKEKVKVVPLKKVPVTLKEKVKPAPVKKEAEVLKEKKAEPVTPKKVPVTPKEKVKPAPTKKEAEIVKEKKAEPVTPKKAPVTKAKPAKKKKEVETPKEKAKPVILTKEQEGAPKNATLAKERVKIVPMKKVVKAPKEKVKVSAKIKPAKIKTKPAPVLKEAEVPQKNISLTKEKAKVVPLKKVPVTPKEKVKPAPTTKEAEVLKEKKAEPVTPKKAPVAKAKPAPAKKKKEVEAPKEKAKPAAVKKEAKPALAKKVEVAKEKPKPAQEKKAPSKKEAEIKKEKLKSLLKKEPKVTKEKVKPAVKKDILRKKIKPVHVKKEVEAPKEKDKPAAVKKAMLRKKTKAVPVRRVEKKAEKEEKAKEDRVLKEIQESAKKEKAATKKAAKEEKVKAEPSVSDSLLMEDELPYFQCFFVDEDEAQFPFYAFSPLQI; translated from the exons ggGCCAAACCTGCCTCTGCTACTGCAGCCGGTGGCTCCAATGGAGCAGCAGCACCACAGCCGGGCTTCCTCAGATCCGGAGCTCTGAGTCTCCTCAATAAGCTGAAGGTGTCCGTGGAGCTGCTGATCGCCCTGGCTGCTCTGCTCTCCTGGGTGGTCGTGGGTGTGGTGATGTTTGACTTTGTGGAGTACAAAGCAGTCCCTG ACATTCAGCAAATCATTACGGACCCTGTTAAAGCTGTAAACGATGCTGTGGATGAAGCCACCAGCCTGCTCAATAAGTTTCAAG AATGTGCACCTGATTTAAGTGACCCCATGTCTGCTGCCACTTATGCAGCTGAGGAAATATCAGCAGCAAAAGATGGAGTTGTTCGATACTTTTCAGATGAGGAAG GGACCTTCTACCTCAGCTACATCGACCCTGTTGTCATTGGTAGACGAGCTTTCCATTCAACTAATGACTTCATGTGTGGAGTGGTGGGCGGCTGCAGGGACACACTATGTACTGTTGTGGACTCTATATTAGATACCATACAGGAGATAAATAAAG GAAAAATTGATCTTAGCTACATAGACCCTGTGGTAATAGGCAGAGGTGTCTTCAATGTTACTAATGAGTTCGTGTGTGGAGTGGTGGGCTACATCCAGGGTGTGCTCTGTTCGATACTGGACACTATACTGGATGTAGTGAAAG gagtCACTGACATTAGCTTCATAGACCCAGTAGTAATCGGCAGGAATACCTTCGGCGCTACTAATGACTTTGTGAATGGAATAGTGGGCTACATCCAGAGCGTACTCTGTACCATCATAGACAGTATCCTGGAAATAGTTAAAG gaACAACTGACATTAGCTTCATTGACCCTGTGGTTATTGGCAGGAATGTCTTCAGTGTTACTAATGACTTTGTGAGTGGAATAGCAGGATACATCCAGGATGTGCTCTGTGTAATCTTGGATGTGATACTGGACACATTAAAAG ATATTCAGCAGGCAGTGGGATTCAGTCCCATGTCGGTTCTGAAGACAACTGCGGACATCACCAAAGAACAGATCAGCATGCTTGTGAGCTACTTCTCAGCAACACTGATTGGTGAAGAAG gaaTCATGCCTGAAGTGTCCCTCGACCCCATGAAGGTTGTTGAGGATGCAGTGCTGGAGTTCACAGACAAGAAAGATTTGTTTGTGGCTTATATGTCAAGCATGTTGGTTGGTGATCAAG gTGAACCTGCCGCCCCTCCAGTTGTAAATGTAGTAACTGAAAAAG ATGAAGCTGTCGCTGCCCCATCTGACATCAATTTGGTGAGAAGGAAAG GTGAATTTCTGCCTCCATTTGAAAAAG TTGCAGAGATCTTACACACTGCCAAAGATGAAGCTGCTCCTGCTGCAGAGTTAAGTGAAGACTCaaagacggaggaggaggaggaggagaaggaggaggaggaggaggaggaggaggctgaagTGCCACCTGAAGCCGCTAGTGAAGCAGATGTGCAGGATGCAGAGGAAGATGAGG TGAAACATGTCGACCTTGAAGAAAAAGAATCTGAAACTCCTCTGGAGGAGGAAATCCTTGATCATGACagcaaggaggaggagaaggaagaggctgataaagaggaagaagaggagattATAACAGAGGAAGCTGCAGAGCAGTTGGAGAAAGAGGAAGgcgaggaacaggaggaggacaaaaaagaagaggagggtgAAGAAGATCAAGGAAAGACAGAGGAGGCTGTGgatgaagaagatgaggagGCACAAGCAGCAGACGGGGTGGTAGaagacaaagaggaggaggaggagatcaaaactgaagatgttttggtagaagaagaggaggaggaagtggaggaggagatcAAAACTGAAGATTATTTggtagaagaagaggaggaggaagtggaggaggagatcaaaactgatgatgttttggtagaagaagaggaggaggaagaggaggaggagatcaaAACTGAAGATGATTTggtagaagaagaggaggagaaagaggaggaggagatcaaAACTGAAGATGATTTggtagaagaagaggaggaggaagaggaggaggagatcgaAACTGAAGATGCTTTggtagaagaagaggaggaggaagaggaggagaccaAAACAATAGATGCTTtggtagaagaggaggaggaggaggagaccaaaacagaagaTGCTTTGctagaagatgaagatgaggaggaggaggaggaggccaaaCCTGAAGAAGTTTTGTTAGAagatgaggagaaggagaaagaggaggaggagaccaaaacagaagaagacttggcagaagatgaagatgaggagaaggaggaggagaccaAAACTGAAGATGTTTTGTTAGAAGacgaagatgaggaggaggaggaggaggaggatgaggaagatgaTAAGACCAAAACTGACAAAGACTTGGCAGAAGATGTGGAGAAGGAGGAACCAAAACTTGAAGACCtagcagaagaagaggaggaggaggaggaggaagaggaggaggaggaggaagagcaagaggaggaggaggaggttaaGTCAGAAGAAGAGGATGAAAGAGTCCAacaaaccatcaaaattacTGACGATGATGCCAGAGATCAGTTCGAGAAAACTGATGAAGAAGATCAGGATCTAGAAATGGACaatgaggatgaagaggaggaggaaggagaaaaactGGACTATGTAGAGATCAAGGAGGATGATAAAGATGCAGAAGAAGAACCATTAGTCCAACAGCTTGATCTTAAAATTCTGGCATCAGAAAAGCTCCATATTGATCAGATACCTGAATCTGAAGAAGAAACTTTACTACCTGAACATGATGAAGACGAATTCGCTGACATTGTTGATGATCAcgatgaaaacaacaacaacagtgagAGCAGAAAGACTGAGCCTAAACGTAAGAGGAAGGTTCATGTTCCCTTTGAGAAGCTCAGACGAGTCGGATCCAGAGCGCCTCACAAAGAAGAACATCTCAGCAAACATGAGAAAG TTCTCAAAGAGGCAAAGGAAAGACATGCAATTAAAGAAGTTAAAGATGCCATTGTTAAAG AAGAGGAGCCAGTGAAGAAGGCTCtcaaagaagaggaagatgcGAAGAAGCTGcccaaagaaaagaaacaagtaAAGAAACTCCtcaaagaagagaaagaaataaagaaaccctctaaagaaaagaaagaggtgAAGAAACCAGccaaagaagaggaggaagtcaAGAAACCTCTCAAAGAAGAGAAGGTGAAGAAACAactcaaagaagaaaaagaagtcaAGAAACCACCTAAAGAGCACAAAGAAGTAAGGAAACATAAGAGACTTTctaaaaaagaggaagaagtgaAAGAACGAcccaaagaagaaaaagaaatcaagaaaCCTCTTAGAGACAAGAAAGAAGTGAAGAAGCCACctagagaagagaaagaaaccaAGAAACCTCctaaagaggagaaagaaattAAGAAACCTCCcaaaaaggagaaagaggagaagagacCTCCTAAAGCTGCAGAAGTGacgaaagaagagaagaaacctcctaaagaagagaaagaggagaagaaaccTATTAAAGAAGCTAAAGATAAAcataaacctgaaaataaagaGGAGAGGGCCCTTAAAAAGGAGAGGGATGTGAAGAAACCTCttaaagaagagaaagaggtAAAGAAATCTCccaaagaagaggagagaccatctaagaaggagaaagaagttAGGAAACTTCtcaaggaggaaaaagaagccAAGAAACCAGCCAAAGaagacaaggaggaggagaaacctctcaaaacagagagagaagagaagataccttctaaaaaacagaaagaagtgaAGAAACCACccaaagaagagaaagaagtcaAGAAACCACccaaagaagagaaagaagtcaAGAAACCtcaaaaagaagagaaagaaccCAAGAAACCTACCAAAGATGAGAAAGAACCCGAGAAACCTACCAAAGACGAAAAAGAACCCAAGAAACCTAccaaagaagagaaagaaatcaAGAAACCTCAAAAGGAAGATAAAGAAGTTAAGAAACctctgaaaaaagagaaagaagaaaaggaaactcccaaagaaaagagagaagtgAAGAAACCTtccaaagaagacaaaaaggagaagaaacctatcaaagaagagacagaagatGAGAAACCTCACAAAGAAGCCAAGATACCTACCAAAGATGAGAAAGAAGTAAAGAAACCTCacaaggaagagaaagaagttAAGAAACCTcccaaagaagaaaaagaaggaaagaaacctCTCAAAGATAAGGAAATTGAGAAACTCCTCAAACAAGTCAAAGAAGAAAAGGAATCTCCCAAAGACAAGAAAGGAGTGAAGCAACCTTCAGAagacaaaaaagtcaagaaacCTATCAAAGatgagaaagaagagaagaaacctcttgaagaaaagagagaaatgaaGAAACCTTCCAAAGAGgacaaagaggaaaagaaaccccttaaagaaaagaaggaagtaAAGAAAccttctgaagaagaaaagaaaccccttaaagaaaagaaggaagtgAAGAAGccttctgaagaagaaaagaaaccccttaaagaaaagaaggaagtgAAGAAAccttctgaagaagaaaagaaaccccttaaagaaaagaaggaagtgAAGAAGccttctgaagaagaaaagaaaccccttaaagaaaagaaggaagtgAAGAAAccttctgaagaagaaaagaaaccccttaaagaaaagaaggaagtgAAGAAACCTtctgaagaagagaagaaaccCCTTAAAGAAAGGGAGGTGAAGACACCTCCCAAAGAagataaaaaagagaaagaggagaagaaaccTATTAAAGAAGCCAAAAAAGAGGCAgaatcaaagaaagaaaagatttcAAAAGATGGAAAGGAACCAATAAAGCCTTCTAAACAAGAGAAAGAAATCAAGACAACTaccaaagaagacaaagaacCAACGAAGAAGAGAGTCACCAAGACAG AAGCTAAACCCAAAAAGTCTGCAAAGAGAATTAAAGTAGTCAAGAAGGAAGTTGCATCTGTCCTCAAGAAGGAGCATCTTAATGTTACCAAAGCAG CTGAAGAACCCAAGAAGTCTGCAAAGGTGCTTAAATTTGCTAAAAAGCAAATAGCTCCTGCCCTGAAAAAGGAACATAAGAATGTTACTAAAGCAG CAGAGGTTCCTGAAGTCCCAAAGGTGACAGCCAAACCAGAAGTGACAAAGAAAG ATATCGATGCAgtgaaggaaaaggaaaaagcagCCCCTAAAAAGAAAG aaGCTGAAGTTTCTGAACTAAAGCCCAAACCTGGTCAGAAAG atgCTGCAGTTACTAAAGAAAAAGCCAAGCGAGCTCCACCAAAGAAGG AAGTTccaaagaaaaaggccaaagCAGCTCCAGCAAAGAAAG AGGCTGCTGCTCCTAAAGAAAAGGTCAAACCAGTCATCTTGACCAAAG AACAAGAAGGTGCTCCCAAAAATGCCACTCTGGCCAAAGAGAGGGTCAAAATAGTGCCTATGAAGAAAG TGGTCAAGGcaccaaaaaaagaagtcaaagcTGTCTCTGCAAAGACAA aatctgcaaaaatcaagacaaaaccAACACCGGTAGTTAAAG agGCAGAAGCACCACACAAAAATGTGTCTCTAACAAAGGAGAAGGTGAAGGTGGTGCCACTGAAGAAAG TGCCTGTAACTCCGAAAGAAAAAGTCAAAGCAGCACCAACAAAAAAAG AAGCTGAAGTTCTCAAGGAGAAGAAGGCTGAGCCAGTGACTCCAAAGAAAG CGGCAAAACCAACACCTGCTAAAAAGAAGAAAG TGCCTGAAActccaaaagaaaaagtcaaaccAGCATTAACAAAAAAAG AAGCTGAACTTCTCAAGGAGAAGAAGCCTGAGCCAGTGACTCCCAAGAAAG AAGCTGAAGTTCTCAAGGAGAAGAAGGCTGAGCCAGTGACTCCCAAGAAAG AAGCTGAAGTTCTCAAGGAGAAGGTGGCTGAGCCAGTGACTCCCAAGAAAG CACCTGTTTCCAAGGCAAAACCAACACCTGCTAAAAAGAAGAAAG AACCTgcaaaaatcaagacaaaaccAGCACCAGTTGTTAAAG AGGCAGAAGCACCACACAAAAATGTGTCTCTAACCAAGGAGAAGGTGAAGGTGGTGCCACTAAAGAAAG TGCCTGTAActccaaaagaaaaagtcaaaccACCACCAACGAAAAAAG AAGCTGAAGTTCTCAAGGAGAGGAAGGCTGAGCCAGTGACTCCCAAGAAAG AAGCTGAAGTTCTCAAGGAGAAGAAGGCTGAGCCAGTGACTCCCAAGAAAg CGCCTGTTTCTAAGGCAAAACCAGCACCTGCTAAAAAGAAGAAAG aaGCCAAAGTTCTTAAGGAGAAGAAGCCTGAGCCAGTGACTCCCAAGAAAG CATCTGTTGCTAAGACAAAACCAGCACCAGTTGTTAAAG aggCAGAAGCACCACACAAAAATGTGTCTCTAAGCAAGGAAAGGGTGAAGGTGGTGCCACTGAAGAAAG tgcCTGTAACTCCGAAAGAAAAAGTCAAACCAGCACCAACAAAGAAAG AAGCTGAAGTTCTCAAGGAGAAGAAGGCTGAGCCAGTGACTCCAAAGAAAG caCCTGTTTCTAAGGCAAAACCAGCACCTGCTAAAAAGAAGAAAG tGCCTGTGActccaaaagaaaaagttgaaCCAGCACCAACAAAAAAAG ATGCTGAAGTTCTCAAGGAGAAGAAGGCTGAGCCAGTGATTCCCAAGAAAG CACCTGTTTCTAAGGCAAAACCAGCACCTGCTAAAAAGAAGAAAG AAGTGGAGGCTCCTAAGGAAAAGGTCAAACCAGTCATCTTGACCAAAG AACAAGAAGGTGCTCCCAAAAATGCCACTCTGGCCAAAGAGAGGGTCAAAATAGTGCCTATGAAGAAAG aggtCAAGGTGCCAAAAGAGAAGGTCAAAGTCTCTGCAAAGACAA aACCTgcaaaaatcaagacaaaaccAACACCAGTAGTAAAAG aGGCAGAAGCACCACACAAAAATATCTCTCTAACCAAGGAGAAGGTGAAGGTGGTGCCACTGAAGAAAG tGCCTGTAACTCTGAAAGAAAAAGTCAAACCAGCACCAGTGAAAAAAG AAGCTGAAGTTCTCAAGGAGAAGAAGGCTGAGCCAGTGACTCCCAAGAAAG TGCCTGTAACTCcgaaagaaaaagtgaaaccaGCACCAACTAAAAAAG AAGCTGAAATTGTCAAGGAAAAGAAGGCTGAGCCAGTGACTCCCAAGAAAG CACCTGTTACAAAGGCAAAACctgctaaaaagaaaaaag aagtgGAGACTCCAAAAGAAAAGGCCAAACCAGTCATCTTGACCAAAG AACAAGAAGGTGCTCCCAAAAATGCCACTCTGGCCAAAGAAAGGGTCAAAATAGTGCCTATGAAGAAAG tgGTCAAAGCACCAAAAGAGAAAGTCAAAGTCTCTGCTAAGATAA AACCTgcaaaaatcaagacaaaaccAGCACCAGTGCTTAAAG AGGCAGAAGTACCACAGAAAAATATCTCTCTAACAAAGGAGAAGGCCAAAGTGGTGCCACTGAAGAAAG tGCCTGTAActccaaaagaaaaagtgaaaccaGCACCAACAACAAAAG AAGCTGAAGTTCTCAAGGAGAAGAAGGCTGAGCCAGTGACTCCCAAGAAAG CACCTGTTGCTAAGGCAAAACCAGCACCTGCTAAAAAGAAGAAAG AAGTGGAGGCTCCTAAAGAAAAGGCCAAACCTGCTGCAGTAAAGAAAG AGGCCAAGCCAGCCCTGGCCAAAAAAG TAGAGGTTGCAAAGGAGAAACCTAAACCAGCTCAAGAAAAGAAAg CTCCTTCtaaaaaagaagctgaaataaagaaggaaaagctcaaatCCCTCCTAAAGAAAG AGCCCAaagtaacaaaagaaaaagtcaaaccAGCTGttaaaaaag ACATTTTGAGGAAAAAGATCAAACCTGTCCACGTGAAGAAAG AAGTGGAGGCTCCTAAAGAAAAGGACAAACCTGCAGCAGTAAAGAAAG CCATGTTGAGGAAAAAGACCAAAGCAGTCCCTGTGAGGAGAG ttgagaagaaggcagaaaaggaggagaaagctAAAG AGGATCGAGTTCTTAAAGAGATACAGGAGTCTGCAAAGAAAG AAAAAGCTGCGACGAAGAAAGCTGCCAAGGAGGAGAAAGTTAAAG CAGAGCCTTCTGTATCAGACAGCCTTCTCATGGAGG